One Streptomyces hundungensis DNA segment encodes these proteins:
- a CDS encoding polyprenyl synthetase family protein yields MPIPIELHGPASPAPPLTPVPEATDRAPGLAAATEAARPPLPAAETLARCRKLVEPALREAVHGLHPDPGRIASHAFGWCDVNGEPSTGGGGKGVRPALTVLGAEAVGAGADVAVPAAVAIELIHTFSLMHDDIMDGDERRRHRDSAWKAFGTGPAVLAGDALFALAVRVLSGADGVRGGPAVHQLALMLGELVHGQADDVLFETRPWSGRGAVGLAEYRAMAARKTGALLGCATSLGPTLAGAHPRRTDALAEAGRLWGLAFQAVDDVLGIWGDPAVTGKPAHSDLRRGKKTLPVLAAIALTPAIGPHLERLLGGEGPHDDDRVRKAADLIDEAGGRAYALRDARTRVSAARDRLRAAPLVTAHVEELIELSEVLVDRRA; encoded by the coding sequence ATGCCCATCCCCATAGAACTGCACGGCCCCGCGTCCCCGGCCCCGCCCCTCACGCCCGTACCCGAGGCCACCGATCGCGCACCCGGCCTCGCGGCGGCGACAGAAGCCGCACGGCCTCCTCTCCCGGCGGCCGAAACCCTCGCCCGCTGCCGAAAGCTGGTCGAGCCGGCGCTGCGCGAGGCGGTCCACGGCCTCCATCCCGACCCGGGGCGGATCGCCTCGCACGCGTTCGGATGGTGTGACGTGAACGGTGAGCCCAGCACCGGGGGCGGCGGCAAGGGGGTGCGGCCGGCGCTCACGGTGCTCGGGGCGGAGGCGGTGGGCGCGGGCGCGGACGTGGCGGTACCCGCGGCCGTCGCCATCGAGCTGATCCACACCTTCTCGCTGATGCACGACGACATCATGGACGGCGACGAGCGCAGAAGGCATCGCGACAGCGCATGGAAGGCCTTCGGTACGGGCCCCGCGGTTCTGGCGGGCGACGCCTTGTTCGCCCTGGCCGTGCGCGTTCTGTCGGGGGCCGACGGCGTGCGGGGCGGCCCGGCGGTCCACCAACTTGCCCTGATGTTGGGGGAGTTGGTGCACGGGCAGGCCGACGATGTGTTGTTCGAGACCCGGCCGTGGTCTGGTCGCGGAGCCGTGGGGCTCGCCGAGTACCGGGCCATGGCGGCACGCAAGACCGGCGCCCTGCTCGGCTGTGCCACCTCCCTCGGGCCGACCCTCGCGGGCGCCCACCCCCGACGCACGGACGCTCTGGCCGAGGCCGGACGGCTGTGGGGTCTCGCGTTCCAGGCCGTCGACGACGTCCTGGGGATCTGGGGCGACCCCGCCGTCACCGGAAAGCCGGCCCACAGTGATCTTCGGCGCGGCAAGAAGACGCTGCCGGTGCTCGCCGCGATCGCCCTGACCCCCGCCATCGGGCCCCACCTGGAGCGCCTCCTGGGCGGGGAGGGCCCCCACGACGACGACCGGGTGCGCAAGGCCGCCGACCTCATCGACGAGGCGGGTGGCCGGGCCTACGCGCTGCGGGACGCCCGCACCCGGGTGTCCGCCGCGCGCGACCGGCTCCGCGCGGCGCCTCTCGTGACGGCCCATGTGGAGGAGCTGATCGAGCTTTCGGAGGTGCTGGTGGACCGCCGGGCCTGA
- a CDS encoding GNAT family N-acetyltransferase produces the protein MPELQLLRLDHACALLRFERENRAYFAASVPDRGDDFFAEFDARLGALLVEQETGVCFFHVVVDDEGEVLGRVNLLDVTAGWAELGYRIAERAAGRGLATASVREVCRLASRAYGLTSLTARTTVDNAGSRAVLARTGFEVTSQIQLAGRPGLGFVRNL, from the coding sequence ATGCCCGAGCTCCAGCTGCTGCGCCTCGACCACGCCTGCGCTCTCCTGAGGTTCGAACGGGAGAACCGCGCCTACTTCGCCGCATCGGTCCCCGACCGCGGCGATGACTTTTTCGCCGAGTTCGACGCCCGGCTCGGCGCACTGCTCGTCGAGCAGGAAACGGGCGTCTGCTTCTTCCATGTGGTGGTGGACGACGAGGGCGAGGTGCTGGGGCGGGTCAACTTGCTTGACGTGACTGCCGGTTGGGCGGAACTCGGGTACCGGATCGCCGAGCGAGCCGCCGGCCGGGGCCTCGCCACGGCGTCCGTCCGCGAGGTCTGCCGTCTGGCTTCGCGCGCCTACGGTCTGACCTCACTGACGGCGAGGACCACCGTGGACAACGCCGGCTCCCGCGCCGTGCTGGCCCGCACCGGATTCGAGGTCACCTCGCAGATCCAATTGGCCGGCCGCCCCGGGCTCGGTTTCGTACGGAACCTCTGA
- a CDS encoding bifunctional metallophosphatase/5'-nucleotidase produces MTVAGSLVTMAATGTPALASGHARDAATATEYVDVQLLSITDLHGYLQAPPASDAVITGAGGKQFTVGGVPYMATHLKNLRAGHTNTLFFAQGDLFSGWSFPAASLADEPTIEALNRMGLDFSTAGNHEFDRTPGFLIDHMEKGKPYAGEGWTNSFPDSTGRTFPGAKFRYYSANMLWGTSGKSVLPPVNVEWVRGPGGRRLPIGFIHLTVTGTDTGSTSFQTALRMSQEVATANYYAALLKARGVNAIVLSMHDGAVAGSDFNSGSTPSGPAYDLALTVSSDIDAIVTGHWHYAFNMMVPDPSGRPRPFVEAGCHAQIINEINLRLDPVTGKVVRELTTSTNHPNTHDVTPDPDLKETADYWSGYADNRGATRIGRQTASFTRSLNSFGESTMGNLTADWALWAGGQKLDPFDTGNIHPNVPAQLALIAVAPRQGSCVINDDLVLDATVQGAVSYRKAFNAVGYGDPIVTATVTGQCIHDTLEQQWKMKGTVLTYAPLAVSHNVRYTFDAAGAVGNRVNPADVLIDGTPLDLRATYRIAVTAYTLIGADDYPALGTYTQPVRHTRDFESFIAYVQSQAVLTPAPLGRVTARSVSAVRADTGQLLPVPATRSADITPRVASAGTGSGRGRC; encoded by the coding sequence ATGACCGTGGCGGGGTCACTCGTGACGATGGCGGCGACGGGCACGCCGGCCCTGGCCAGCGGCCACGCCCGGGACGCGGCGACAGCCACCGAGTACGTGGACGTACAACTGCTCAGCATCACCGACCTGCACGGATACCTTCAGGCTCCGCCCGCGAGCGACGCCGTCATCACGGGCGCGGGCGGGAAACAGTTCACCGTGGGCGGCGTGCCCTATATGGCCACGCACCTCAAGAACCTGCGGGCAGGCCACACCAACACGCTGTTCTTCGCACAGGGAGACCTGTTCTCGGGCTGGTCGTTTCCGGCCGCCTCACTGGCCGACGAACCCACCATCGAGGCGTTGAACCGGATGGGGCTCGACTTCTCGACGGCCGGAAACCACGAGTTCGATCGCACCCCCGGTTTCCTGATCGACCACATGGAAAAGGGCAAACCGTACGCGGGTGAGGGCTGGACGAACAGTTTCCCCGACTCCACCGGACGCACCTTCCCCGGCGCGAAGTTCCGTTACTATTCGGCCAACATGCTGTGGGGGACTTCCGGAAAGAGCGTCCTTCCCCCGGTCAATGTGGAATGGGTACGCGGCCCCGGCGGGCGGCGCCTTCCGATCGGCTTCATCCACCTCACGGTCACCGGAACGGACACGGGCTCCACGAGTTTCCAGACCGCGTTGCGCATGTCCCAAGAGGTCGCGACGGCCAACTACTACGCGGCGCTGCTCAAAGCGCGAGGCGTCAACGCGATCGTGCTCAGCATGCACGACGGGGCCGTCGCCGGAAGCGACTTCAATAGCGGCAGCACCCCCTCGGGTCCCGCCTACGACCTCGCGCTCACCGTGTCCTCCGACATCGACGCGATCGTCACCGGCCACTGGCACTACGCGTTCAACATGATGGTGCCCGACCCGTCGGGCCGGCCGCGCCCGTTCGTCGAGGCGGGCTGCCACGCGCAGATCATCAACGAGATCAATCTGCGTCTTGACCCCGTGACGGGCAAGGTCGTACGCGAGCTGACCACCTCCACCAACCACCCCAACACCCATGACGTGACGCCCGACCCGGACCTCAAGGAGACCGCCGACTACTGGAGCGGTTACGCCGACAACCGGGGCGCGACCCGCATCGGACGGCAGACGGCCTCGTTCACCCGCAGCCTGAACAGCTTCGGCGAGAGCACCATGGGCAACCTCACCGCCGACTGGGCGCTGTGGGCCGGCGGCCAGAAGCTCGACCCCTTCGACACCGGGAACATCCACCCCAACGTCCCCGCCCAACTCGCCCTGATCGCGGTCGCGCCCCGCCAGGGCTCCTGCGTCATCAACGACGACCTCGTCCTCGACGCGACCGTGCAGGGGGCCGTCTCCTACCGCAAGGCCTTCAACGCGGTCGGCTACGGGGACCCGATCGTCACGGCCACCGTCACCGGCCAGTGCATCCACGACACCCTGGAACAGCAGTGGAAGATGAAGGGGACCGTCCTCACCTACGCGCCCCTGGCCGTCTCCCACAACGTGCGGTACACCTTCGACGCCGCCGGGGCGGTCGGCAACCGTGTGAACCCGGCGGACGTCCTGATCGACGGCACCCCGCTCGACCTGCGAGCCACCTACCGGATCGCCGTCACGGCGTACACCCTGATCGGCGCCGACGACTACCCGGCCCTGGGGACGTACACCCAACCGGTGCGCCACACAAGGGACTTCGAGAGCTTCATCGCCTACGTCCAGAGCCAGGCCGTCCTCACCCCGGCCCCACTGGGCCGCGTCACCGCGCGCTCCGTGAGCGCCGTACGCGCGGACACCGGGCAGCTGCTGCCGGTACCCGCGACGCGCAGCGCGGACATCACCCCCCGGGTAGCGTCGGCCGGCACGGGCAGCGGCCGAGGACGCTGCTGA
- a CDS encoding class I SAM-dependent methyltransferase, whose amino-acid sequence MSPTTSAPVTAPSHFSDVKGWFWPVDQLLFDWFLTRQDCAPRGTGDLLELGAYLGKSAIFIGAYQRPGEEFTVCDLFDSPAPDDPNSAEMGRSYATLTRRAFEANYLAFHERLPTVVQAPTSVIASRLTPGSCRFIHVDASHLYEHVRGDIEAAKELSAPDAIVAFDDFRAEHCPGVAAAVWGAVATTGLKLICITGTKAYGTWGDPEPARAELLEWLTSRTDLWHGVEEVAGAPLIRISGKKAQAPTPPQPLRPAAKDPEPTEPADPAPAPRNLLSRAFGRGR is encoded by the coding sequence ATGTCCCCAACGACGAGTGCTCCCGTGACGGCTCCGAGCCACTTCTCCGATGTCAAAGGCTGGTTCTGGCCGGTCGATCAGCTGCTGTTCGACTGGTTCCTGACGCGCCAGGACTGTGCCCCCCGAGGGACCGGGGATCTCCTCGAACTCGGCGCCTACCTGGGCAAGAGCGCCATCTTCATCGGCGCCTACCAGCGGCCCGGCGAGGAGTTCACGGTCTGCGACCTCTTCGACTCACCGGCCCCGGACGACCCCAACAGCGCCGAAATGGGCAGGTCGTACGCCACGCTCACCCGCCGCGCCTTCGAGGCGAACTACCTCGCCTTCCACGAGCGGCTCCCCACCGTCGTGCAGGCTCCGACCTCCGTCATCGCCTCCCGCCTCACCCCCGGAAGCTGTCGCTTCATTCACGTGGACGCCTCGCATCTGTACGAGCACGTACGCGGCGACATCGAGGCCGCCAAGGAGCTGTCCGCCCCGGACGCCATCGTGGCCTTCGACGACTTCCGCGCCGAGCACTGTCCCGGCGTCGCCGCGGCGGTCTGGGGGGCGGTCGCGACGACGGGACTGAAGCTCATCTGCATCACCGGCACCAAGGCGTACGGCACTTGGGGCGATCCCGAGCCGGCCCGCGCCGAGTTGCTGGAGTGGCTCACCTCGCGCACGGACCTGTGGCACGGCGTGGAGGAGGTGGCGGGAGCCCCGCTGATCCGGATCAGCGGCAAGAAGGCGCAGGCACCGACTCCGCCCCAACCGCTGCGTCCGGCCGCGAAGGACCCCGAGCCCACCGAACCCGCCGACCCGGCTCCCGCTCCCCGGAACCTGCTCTCCCGCGCCTTCGGCCGCGGGCGCTGA
- a CDS encoding formylglycine-generating enzyme family protein: MDVSAAVEDRMIAVPAGQVTLSDRRTRRSWGVDLAAYRLAASPVTQERYAKVTGARPSTSQGDRLPVEGVSWLDAVGYCNRLSEQEGLTPVYREGEGGAIEWDAAGDGYRLPTEAEWEHACRAGTSEARYGPLDEIAWHRGNSGERVHEVGGRRPNAWGLHDMLGNVWEWCWDVYDAEVYGSYRVLRGGGWFDEPWSCRASVRRRSHPTFRIDDVGFRVARSGSA, translated from the coding sequence ATGGACGTGAGTGCGGCAGTGGAAGACCGGATGATCGCCGTCCCCGCGGGGCAGGTGACCCTGTCGGACCGGCGGACCCGGCGCAGTTGGGGAGTCGACCTCGCCGCCTACCGCTTGGCCGCGTCCCCCGTGACCCAGGAGCGCTACGCGAAGGTCACCGGTGCACGGCCCAGCACCTCACAAGGCGACCGGCTGCCCGTGGAAGGGGTCTCCTGGCTGGACGCGGTCGGGTACTGCAACCGCCTCTCCGAACAGGAGGGATTGACGCCCGTCTATCGGGAGGGCGAGGGCGGAGCCATCGAGTGGGACGCGGCCGGCGACGGCTATCGCCTACCGACCGAGGCCGAATGGGAACACGCCTGCCGCGCCGGTACGTCCGAGGCGCGGTACGGGCCCCTCGACGAGATCGCCTGGCACCGGGGCAACTCCGGGGAGCGCGTGCACGAGGTGGGTGGCAGACGGCCCAACGCATGGGGACTGCACGACATGCTGGGCAACGTCTGGGAATGGTGCTGGGACGTCTATGACGCCGAGGTCTATGGCAGCTACCGGGTGTTGCGGGGCGGCGGATGGTTCGACGAGCCCTGGAGCTGCCGGGCCTCCGTGCGCCGCCGCAGCCACCCGACCTTCCGGATCGACGACGTGGGGTTCCGCGTAGCGCGGTCCGGCTCGGCGTGA
- a CDS encoding SPW repeat protein — MADVSHRPGDISGHPDVSEMRDRYARVMETRGVAAVEELVILAGIYAAISGWTVHFSAAKPTLALSNLVVGIALAVLGLCMSMAPERSQDLNFVVLLLGAWLIVSPWVVARSAGTGAILSNVITGACVCLFALVAGGILMSRGRRTPDTRR, encoded by the coding sequence ATGGCCGACGTCTCACACCGCCCCGGTGATATCTCCGGGCACCCCGATGTATCGGAGATGCGGGACCGCTACGCAAGGGTGATGGAAACCCGAGGAGTGGCAGCGGTCGAGGAGCTCGTGATCCTCGCCGGCATCTACGCAGCGATCTCCGGCTGGACGGTCCACTTCTCGGCCGCCAAGCCCACCCTGGCCCTCAGCAACCTGGTCGTGGGCATAGCCCTCGCCGTGCTGGGCCTGTGCATGTCCATGGCCCCGGAGAGGTCCCAGGACCTGAACTTCGTGGTCCTGCTCCTCGGAGCCTGGCTGATCGTCTCTCCATGGGTCGTAGCGCGCAGCGCCGGCACCGGAGCCATCCTCAGCAACGTCATCACAGGCGCGTGTGTGTGCCTGTTCGCCCTCGTCGCCGGAGGCATCTTGATGAGCAGGGGCCGAAGGACGCCAGACACGCGCCGCTGA
- a CDS encoding tetratricopeptide repeat protein has translation MYGKAFAPEYRGSLGELSVNTSLEEVLAKAKEEQLRAQQGGGDLELAHAGLAVAEACRRLGRVDEAERAWKDSYRAARRAQDRGAMAWAVWSGGTLARQCGHLALARRWLAAAAELAEQGGDIVARGYSLAGLAETGRIQGDYEAVGRLHEKLLAEARRRGEARHTVWALEGIAQMHRNTGSLDSALALFEEAAQIAGDAGDDRGRAWALRGMADVRSAQGDAEQALALLTTAESLCRAIQLVSALAYNHKMRGNVLYRAGRYAEAATVYGGALEEFRAMGEPRGEALARLGLVKSQARLGRSAALTAADLDALERALGDIGLLRAGDMIAKARAELGVTTAVAAAR, from the coding sequence ATGTACGGCAAAGCATTCGCCCCCGAGTACCGGGGATCGCTGGGTGAGCTTTCGGTCAACACCTCGCTGGAGGAGGTACTGGCCAAGGCGAAGGAGGAACAGCTCCGCGCCCAACAGGGCGGCGGCGACCTGGAGTTGGCGCATGCCGGGCTCGCCGTCGCCGAGGCGTGCAGACGGCTCGGGCGGGTCGACGAGGCCGAGCGGGCGTGGAAGGACAGCTACCGCGCGGCCCGCCGGGCCCAGGACCGGGGCGCCATGGCGTGGGCGGTGTGGAGCGGCGGCACTCTGGCCCGCCAGTGCGGCCACCTCGCGCTGGCCCGGCGCTGGCTGGCCGCCGCAGCCGAACTCGCCGAACAGGGCGGGGACATCGTCGCCCGCGGCTACTCCCTGGCCGGACTCGCCGAGACCGGACGCATCCAGGGCGACTACGAGGCCGTCGGCCGGCTGCACGAGAAGCTGCTCGCGGAGGCGCGCCGGCGGGGCGAGGCCCGGCACACGGTGTGGGCGCTCGAAGGCATCGCGCAGATGCACCGCAACACCGGTTCCCTCGACAGCGCGCTCGCCCTGTTCGAGGAGGCGGCCCAGATAGCCGGCGACGCCGGGGACGACCGTGGCCGGGCCTGGGCGCTGCGCGGCATGGCCGATGTGCGCTCGGCCCAGGGCGACGCGGAGCAGGCGCTGGCGCTGCTGACCACGGCGGAGTCGCTCTGCCGCGCGATCCAACTGGTCAGCGCACTGGCGTACAACCACAAGATGCGCGGCAACGTGCTGTACCGCGCCGGGCGTTACGCCGAGGCCGCGACGGTGTACGGCGGGGCACTCGAAGAGTTCCGCGCGATGGGTGAGCCGCGCGGGGAGGCACTGGCCCGGCTCGGCCTGGTGAAGTCGCAGGCGCGGCTGGGGCGTTCGGCGGCGCTGACGGCGGCCGACCTCGACGCTCTGGAGCGTGCGCTCGGCGACATCGGGTTGCTGCGCGCCGGGGACATGATCGCCAAGGCGCGTGCCGAGCTGGGCGTCACGACCGCCGTCGCAGCCGCCCGCTGA
- a CDS encoding DUF1062 domain-containing protein, whose translation MLNTWAVMPTCLPLVVRRCHTCACERFRAAGKFRVNAHHKLIDAWLLVFCTACGETAKLTVLERTQVRSVRPELLDRLHDNDLGLTAELLQDPRVLRRNRVALDWNGAWRLDTGGSDHLGREAIDVTVRFAAPIPVRPVRLIAEGCGLSRAEVEGLIHTGNLVSAVRLGGRLSGDFTFTLKR comes from the coding sequence GTGCTCAACACCTGGGCCGTCATGCCCACTTGTCTGCCTCTCGTCGTCCGGCGTTGCCACACGTGCGCGTGCGAGCGCTTCCGGGCGGCCGGAAAGTTTCGCGTCAACGCCCATCACAAACTCATCGACGCCTGGCTCCTCGTGTTCTGTACCGCGTGCGGGGAAACGGCGAAGCTCACCGTCCTGGAGCGGACTCAGGTCCGATCCGTACGACCCGAGCTGCTGGACCGGCTGCACGACAACGACCTCGGTCTGACGGCCGAACTGCTCCAGGATCCGCGTGTGTTGCGCCGTAACCGCGTCGCGCTCGACTGGAACGGCGCCTGGCGGCTCGACACCGGCGGATCGGACCACCTGGGCCGTGAGGCGATCGATGTCACGGTCCGCTTCGCGGCGCCGATACCCGTCCGGCCGGTGCGGCTGATCGCCGAGGGGTGCGGCCTTTCACGGGCCGAGGTCGAGGGCCTGATCCATACGGGCAACCTCGTTTCGGCGGTCCGTCTCGGCGGCCGACTCTCCGGCGACTTCACCTTCACGCTCAAGCGCTGA
- a CDS encoding styrene monooxygenase/indole monooxygenase family protein has translation MDEVEAHVRRIAIIGAGQAGLQLALGLQAADYEVTLLSDRSARQIREGRVTSTQLMFGPALALERAAGLNLWDDRAPVMDGVEMNQWDPTERAPRRARFTASYDGEVRSVDQRLKLSTWLELFEARGGRVRYGSVAPDEAPGIVARHDLTVVATGRGALSSLFARDETRSLYEGPQRAIAAFYAAGVTGRGEDSDAYLRATGVPSVGDAIALQALTVNGTCDILLIEGKFGGPYDCWADRPTPSEGLRRAVELLRVYAPWEYERFTSAEPTDKQAALYGAVAPVVRSGVAALGEGQYVLGMADAVVVHDPLTGQGANNAARAAAEYLDAILKRGDLPYDEQWMRQTFEDYWQHARHVHAFTDLMLRQPQAEHVGRLLRAAFEHPEIAHRFVNGYADPAGYQDWLMDSGRADAYLARFAGSR, from the coding sequence GTGGACGAGGTGGAGGCTCATGTGCGCAGGATCGCGATCATCGGGGCAGGACAGGCCGGACTCCAACTGGCCCTGGGACTACAGGCCGCCGACTACGAGGTGACGCTGCTGTCGGATCGCAGCGCGCGGCAGATCCGCGAAGGCAGGGTCACCTCCACCCAGCTGATGTTCGGCCCGGCCCTGGCTCTGGAACGGGCGGCCGGGCTGAACCTCTGGGACGACCGGGCGCCGGTGATGGACGGCGTGGAGATGAACCAGTGGGACCCCACCGAACGCGCGCCCCGCAGGGCGCGGTTCACCGCCTCCTACGACGGGGAGGTCCGCTCGGTCGACCAGCGGCTCAAACTCTCCACCTGGCTGGAGCTGTTCGAGGCGCGCGGCGGCCGCGTCCGGTACGGATCGGTCGCACCGGACGAGGCGCCCGGAATCGTCGCACGCCATGACCTCACGGTCGTGGCCACCGGCCGCGGCGCGCTGTCGTCACTGTTCGCCCGGGACGAGACGCGTTCGCTGTACGAAGGACCCCAGCGCGCCATCGCCGCGTTCTACGCCGCAGGCGTCACGGGCCGGGGTGAGGACAGCGACGCGTATCTGCGGGCCACGGGCGTGCCGTCGGTCGGCGACGCCATCGCCCTTCAGGCACTGACCGTCAACGGAACCTGCGACATCCTGCTGATCGAGGGCAAGTTCGGCGGTCCGTACGACTGTTGGGCCGACCGCCCCACCCCGAGCGAGGGCCTGCGCCGCGCGGTGGAACTGCTGCGGGTCTACGCGCCGTGGGAGTACGAGCGCTTCACATCGGCCGAACCCACCGACAAGCAGGCCGCTTTGTACGGCGCCGTCGCCCCCGTCGTCCGCAGCGGGGTCGCCGCGCTGGGGGAGGGCCAGTACGTCCTCGGCATGGCGGACGCGGTCGTCGTCCACGACCCGCTCACCGGCCAGGGCGCCAACAACGCGGCCAGGGCTGCCGCCGAATACCTCGACGCGATCCTGAAGCGCGGTGACCTCCCCTACGACGAGCAGTGGATGCGACAGACCTTCGAGGACTACTGGCAGCACGCCCGGCATGTGCACGCCTTCACCGACCTGATGCTGCGTCAGCCCCAGGCCGAGCACGTCGGACGTCTCCTGCGGGCCGCCTTCGAGCATCCCGAGATCGCCCACCGGTTCGTCAACGGCTATGCGGATCCCGCCGGTTACCAGGACTGGCTGATGGATTCCGGGCGCGCCGACGCCTATCTGGCCCGGTTCGCCGGGTCCCGCTGA
- a CDS encoding isopenicillin N synthase family dioxygenase — protein MSYVTSSQLSSQRPSTSSQLPIIDLSAADRGPEARGQLHAQLHAAAHGVGFFQLVGHGVTDAETAALNHAMRAFFRLPQADRLAIDNVNSPHFRGYTRIGDERTGGSRDWRDQLDIGAERPARTPGPGEPAYWWLEGPNQWPAALPELRTAALTWIDRLSAVAGKLLHELLAAIGAPETFYDDVFGDRAHLHLKLVRYPGSAEDGTGQGVGAHKDYGFLTLLHQDSVGGLQVQREDGRFHDVPPLPGAFVVNLGELLEVATNGYLLATNHRVVSPPGATERFSVPFFYNPRLDARIEPLPFPYAALAPGATADPANPLFAEYGRNELKGKLRAHPLVAARHHADLLLSDRPLAGSALAS, from the coding sequence ATGTCGTACGTGACCTCGTCACAGCTCTCGTCGCAGCGCCCGAGCACCTCGTCGCAGCTCCCGATCATCGACCTTTCCGCCGCCGACCGCGGCCCCGAGGCCCGTGGGCAGCTGCACGCCCAGCTCCACGCCGCCGCGCACGGCGTCGGTTTCTTCCAGCTCGTCGGGCACGGCGTCACCGATGCCGAGACCGCCGCGCTCAACCACGCCATGCGGGCTTTCTTCCGGCTGCCGCAGGCGGACCGACTGGCCATCGACAACGTCAACTCGCCCCACTTCCGCGGCTATACGCGCATCGGCGACGAACGCACCGGCGGCTCCCGCGACTGGCGCGACCAGCTCGACATCGGCGCCGAGCGCCCTGCGCGGACACCCGGGCCGGGCGAGCCCGCGTACTGGTGGCTCGAAGGCCCCAACCAGTGGCCCGCCGCGCTGCCGGAGCTGCGCACCGCGGCGCTCACCTGGATCGACCGGCTCAGCGCGGTCGCGGGGAAGCTGCTGCACGAGCTGCTCGCCGCGATCGGCGCTCCCGAGACCTTCTACGACGACGTGTTCGGCGACCGCGCCCATCTGCACCTGAAGCTGGTGCGCTATCCCGGCAGCGCCGAGGACGGCACCGGCCAGGGCGTCGGCGCCCACAAGGATTACGGCTTCCTCACCCTGCTCCACCAGGACAGCGTGGGCGGACTCCAGGTGCAGCGCGAGGACGGCCGCTTCCACGACGTGCCTCCGCTTCCCGGCGCCTTCGTCGTCAACCTCGGCGAGCTCCTCGAAGTCGCGACGAACGGCTATCTGCTCGCCACCAACCACCGGGTGGTGAGCCCTCCCGGCGCGACCGAGCGCTTCTCCGTCCCGTTCTTCTACAACCCGCGCCTCGACGCCCGCATCGAGCCGCTCCCGTTCCCCTACGCGGCGCTCGCCCCCGGCGCCACCGCGGACCCTGCCAACCCGCTGTTCGCCGAGTACGGCCGCAACGAGCTCAAGGGCAAGCTGCGGGCCCACCCCCTGGTGGCGGCCCGCCACCACGCGGACCTGCTTCTCAGCGACCGCCCGCTCGCCGGATCCGCCCTCGCCTCCTAG
- a CDS encoding flavin-dependent oxidoreductase, translating to MTVLIAGAGIGGLTAALSLHAAGIDAVVRESAREIRPLGVGINLLPHAVRELTELGLGDQLAELGVSITEIVYADPRGRQLFAESRGLAQGYRWPQYAVHRGELQHLLLAAVRERLGADAVRTGTRVVDFAQGPEEPAGVRVQLLDRDSGALEETRVSALVGADGLHSAVRRRLRPDGGPLLWSGIRMWRGVTRAEPFLAGCSMAIVRDGDVELVAYPIGGDRINWVAQVKVSEPGPLAEDADWNRAGRLTDVLPYFEHWSLGRLDVPELLSGCGQILEYPMVDREPLPAWGRGRVTLLGDAAHPMYPVGANGASQSVVDARVLARELSAADDPAVGLARYEALRREATAAVVLANREMSRTEAHSKSAESFARMTDTYRNATGSDVAALNARPSLNAP from the coding sequence ATGACGGTATTGATAGCGGGGGCAGGCATCGGTGGACTCACCGCGGCGCTGAGTCTGCATGCGGCAGGCATCGACGCGGTGGTGCGGGAGAGCGCGCGGGAGATCCGTCCCCTGGGAGTCGGCATCAACCTGTTGCCGCATGCGGTGCGCGAACTGACCGAGCTGGGCCTGGGCGACCAGCTCGCCGAGCTCGGCGTCTCCATCACCGAGATCGTCTACGCCGATCCGCGTGGGCGCCAACTGTTCGCCGAATCAAGGGGGTTGGCGCAGGGTTATCGATGGCCGCAATATGCCGTCCATCGTGGCGAGTTGCAACACCTCCTGCTCGCGGCGGTACGGGAACGACTGGGTGCCGACGCGGTGCGCACGGGCACCCGGGTGGTGGACTTCGCGCAGGGACCGGAGGAGCCCGCCGGGGTCCGCGTCCAACTCCTGGACCGGGACTCCGGCGCCCTGGAGGAGACCCGCGTTTCGGCGTTGGTCGGCGCGGACGGCCTGCACTCCGCCGTCAGGCGGCGGCTGCGTCCGGACGGCGGCCCGTTGCTGTGGTCGGGCATCCGGATGTGGCGGGGCGTCACCCGGGCCGAACCGTTCCTCGCCGGGTGCTCGATGGCCATCGTGCGCGACGGTGACGTGGAGCTGGTCGCCTATCCGATCGGTGGCGACCGGATCAACTGGGTGGCGCAGGTCAAGGTGTCCGAGCCGGGCCCGCTCGCCGAGGACGCGGACTGGAACAGAGCGGGCCGCCTCACGGACGTCCTGCCGTACTTCGAGCACTGGTCGCTCGGTCGGCTCGATGTGCCGGAGCTCCTGTCGGGTTGCGGGCAGATCCTGGAGTACCCGATGGTCGACCGTGAGCCACTGCCCGCTTGGGGGCGCGGCCGGGTGACCCTGCTGGGCGACGCCGCACACCCGATGTACCCCGTGGGCGCCAACGGCGCGTCGCAATCGGTCGTCGACGCCCGGGTGCTGGCCCGCGAACTTTCGGCTGCCGACGACCCGGCCGTCGGCCTCGCCCGGTACGAGGCCCTGCGCCGGGAGGCGACGGCGGCCGTGGTGCTGGCGAACCGGGAGATGAGCCGGACCGAGGCACACTCCAAGTCCGCGGAGAGCTTCGCGCGGATGACCGACACCTACCGCAACGCCACGGGCAGCGATGTGGCGGCCCTGAACGCACGCCCCTCACTGAACGCGCCCTGA